In a single window of the Gloeocapsa sp. PCC 73106 genome:
- a CDS encoding DUF4335 domain-containing protein: MFLIKRYTPPTCTLKIFSKTFSWQRWTGIIATEDLSFELDLDDPRLLEHQQLSLKGNYQQLQILSQTVKEYIEQILRSFPELNSKLTVQDLLRHRLNSDLTLTQPLELSSIQLFDLANALEQYQQDRESKLSVSSPVPLRIGLVTGLSLASLLVLAFSAIALKLTNQTEPTLTTNEVTTPPPADIIVLGAPSFDFTLPEPVLPEVPQHSPQLPPPEVVETPTTPTPPTSSQIPPLSQLPRLYSSRNPTPSPKLLSPREEVQTYFQQRWLPTENLTEKLEYRLIISKSGVLESIIPIGRAAQVYLDQIRPTPQEPITISTLKTKTNLKIRLILTPTGLVQTFNEDS, translated from the coding sequence ATGTTTTTGATTAAACGTTATACACCCCCTACTTGCACCTTAAAAATTTTCAGCAAAACCTTTTCTTGGCAAAGATGGACAGGGATTATCGCGACAGAAGACTTGAGTTTTGAGTTGGATTTAGACGATCCTCGGCTACTCGAGCACCAGCAACTGAGCCTAAAAGGAAATTATCAACAACTGCAAATCTTATCCCAAACAGTTAAAGAATATATTGAACAAATATTGAGATCCTTCCCCGAGCTTAACTCTAAATTAACAGTTCAAGATTTACTGCGCCACCGCTTGAACTCAGATTTAACGCTTACTCAGCCCCTTGAACTAAGTTCCATTCAACTATTTGATTTAGCTAATGCTCTAGAGCAGTATCAACAGGACAGAGAGAGTAAACTCAGTGTTTCTTCACCTGTACCCTTGAGAATAGGTCTAGTTACAGGTTTATCCCTAGCCAGTTTACTGGTTCTTGCTTTCAGTGCGATCGCACTCAAACTAACCAATCAAACAGAGCCGACTTTGACCACTAACGAAGTAACCACACCTCCCCCTGCTGATATTATTGTCCTAGGTGCTCCTAGTTTTGACTTTACCCTACCAGAACCTGTACTCCCAGAAGTACCCCAACACTCCCCCCAACTACCACCTCCTGAAGTAGTAGAGACTCCCACTACCCCTACACCCCCTACTTCCTCCCAGATTCCTCCCCTGTCTCAACTTCCTAGGCTTTACTCTTCCCGTAATCCAACCCCGTCACCAAAACTCCTATCCCCTCGAGAAGAAGTACAGACATACTTTCAACAGCGTTGGCTACCCACTGAGAACTTAACAGAAAAGCTAGAATATCGACTGATTATCTCTAAATCAGGAGTTTTAGAGTCGATAATTCCCATCGGTAGAGCAGCCCAAGTTTATTTAGACCAGATCAGACCAACTCCACAAGAGCCGATCACTATTTCCACGCTCAAGACCAAAACTAACCTAAAGATTCGCTTGATTTTGACTCCTACAGGGTTAGTGCAGACATTCAATGAAGACTCTTGA
- the pyk gene encoding pyruvate kinase, which translates to MQARNLPRRTKIVATIGPATREPEILRQLIQAGATTLRLNFSHGNHEDHQQSIRLIRQTAYELAQPVGILQDLQGPKIRLGEFTQGSILLKPGDPFILTSQKVECNNEISSITYQHLAEEVPNGARILLDDGKVEMQVEEINPKTKQLQCRVVVGGVLSSKKGVNFPGVYLSIKALTEKDKEDLLFGLDQGVDWVALSFVRNPQDVLEIKDLIANAGKSVPVIAKIEKHEAIEQMDAILSLCDGVMVARGDLGVELPAEDVPILQKRLIATANQLGIPVITATQMLDSMVNNPRPTRAEVSDVANAILDGTDAVMLSNETAVGKYPVEAVQTMARIAERIEQESFTLKNYPSTKSSIPNAIASAVGQIAQQLDVAAIMTLTKTGSTARNVSKFRPQKPILAVTPHVSVARQLQLVWGVKPLLVLDLGSNTETFEAALNVAQEKALLSNGDLVVMTAGTLQGVSGSTDLIKVEVVKSVLGQGVGIGQGLVTARARVAQKPQQLTNFNPGEILVVSATSAEYVDMIRQASGVITEVGSFNSHGAQICLRLGVPVIVGFEEATKVIRDGAIITLDLNRGLVYSGLKGKN; encoded by the coding sequence ATGCAAGCTCGAAATCTTCCCCGTCGAACCAAAATAGTAGCAACGATTGGACCTGCTACTAGAGAACCAGAAATACTACGCCAGCTCATTCAAGCAGGAGCAACTACCCTGAGACTTAATTTTTCTCATGGTAATCATGAAGATCATCAGCAAAGTATTCGTTTGATTCGACAGACAGCCTATGAATTAGCTCAACCAGTGGGAATTTTACAAGATTTACAGGGACCAAAAATCCGCTTAGGGGAGTTTACACAAGGAAGTATTCTACTCAAACCAGGGGATCCTTTTATTCTGACGAGTCAAAAGGTTGAATGCAACAACGAAATTAGCTCTATTACCTACCAACATCTCGCCGAAGAAGTCCCCAACGGCGCCAGAATTCTCCTCGACGACGGTAAAGTAGAAATGCAAGTAGAAGAGATTAACCCCAAAACCAAACAATTGCAATGTCGTGTCGTCGTGGGGGGTGTTCTCTCGAGCAAAAAAGGCGTCAATTTCCCCGGAGTATACCTCTCGATTAAAGCTCTAACTGAAAAAGACAAAGAAGATCTCCTGTTTGGTTTGGATCAAGGAGTTGACTGGGTAGCTTTAAGCTTCGTGCGCAACCCCCAAGATGTACTGGAAATTAAAGATCTCATCGCTAACGCAGGTAAGTCCGTTCCTGTGATCGCTAAGATCGAAAAACATGAAGCTATCGAACAGATGGATGCAATTCTCTCGCTCTGTGATGGCGTCATGGTAGCACGCGGCGATCTGGGAGTAGAATTACCCGCCGAAGACGTACCAATCCTCCAAAAACGTTTAATTGCTACAGCTAATCAGTTGGGTATTCCCGTGATTACCGCTACCCAAATGCTCGATAGTATGGTAAACAATCCTCGACCTACCCGCGCCGAAGTTTCTGACGTCGCTAACGCCATTCTTGACGGTACCGATGCAGTAATGTTATCTAATGAGACCGCTGTAGGTAAATATCCCGTAGAAGCAGTACAGACTATGGCTAGGATCGCTGAGCGCATCGAACAAGAATCCTTTACTCTCAAAAATTATCCCTCTACTAAGTCCTCCATTCCTAATGCGATCGCCAGCGCCGTCGGTCAAATCGCCCAACAATTAGACGTAGCCGCGATTATGACTCTGACCAAAACAGGCTCAACCGCTCGTAACGTCTCTAAATTTCGTCCCCAGAAGCCCATTCTCGCCGTTACACCTCACGTCAGCGTCGCCCGACAGCTCCAACTAGTTTGGGGTGTTAAACCTCTGCTCGTACTCGATTTAGGCTCCAATACAGAGACTTTTGAAGCTGCTCTAAACGTGGCTCAAGAAAAAGCACTCTTGTCTAACGGCGATTTAGTCGTGATGACTGCAGGAACCCTCCAGGGCGTCTCTGGATCCACAGATTTAATTAAGGTAGAAGTAGTCAAATCTGTCTTAGGTCAAGGAGTCGGTATCGGTCAAGGCTTAGTTACCGCTAGGGCTCGAGTCGCCCAAAAACCACAACAGCTAACTAACTTTAACCCTGGAGAAATCCTCGTTGTCTCCGCGACTAGCGCCGAATACGTAGATATGATTCGTCAAGCTTCTGGAGTTATTACCGAAGTGGGAAGCTTTAATAGTCATGGCGCTCAAATTTGTCTACGTCTGGGAGTCCCGGTTATAGTGGGTTTTGAAGAAGCTACCAAAGTCATTCGCGATGGAGCAATTATTACTCTGGATCTCAATCGTGGTCTGGTTTATTCGGGCTTAAAGGGCAAAAATTAA
- a CDS encoding CO2 hydration protein, translating into MVSVDLNPSLHPLAKYVHRLESGLALLQDSPENVLEVVGILKSYGVVLDAYSINLCYIANHQFLVFFPFFKYFNGEFSNKKLLNHWFHRRINYEYAEYCMKYMLWHGGGNLDLYVDSPEFSERVNRIIKAKFGNNWFILGLNEVFKDFLPEQMRQMCYYSALGQFWRVMSDMFLSLSDRYDRGEIKTIPEVVEHILLGLVADANKPITYEVKIKDQIYPVIPPETGLTFLADTGIPYVEAIFFRGGPFMGTVSYNAQAYQIPHDQALFSYGALYADPLPIGSAGIPPTLLMQDMRHYLPDYLQRVYRQGLRQEDDLLIQICESFQKSMFCVTTATIKGLAPYPLDTEDLVEKRANRAYLEKWMNRFITSRILEVNQ; encoded by the coding sequence ATGGTTAGTGTCGATCTTAACCCTTCTCTCCATCCTTTAGCTAAATACGTGCACCGTCTTGAGTCTGGTTTAGCTTTGTTACAAGATTCTCCAGAAAATGTTTTAGAGGTGGTGGGTATTCTCAAAAGTTATGGCGTTGTTTTAGACGCTTATTCTATTAATCTCTGCTATATAGCTAATCATCAGTTTCTGGTCTTTTTTCCTTTTTTTAAGTATTTCAATGGGGAATTTTCTAACAAGAAGTTACTCAACCACTGGTTTCATCGGAGGATTAACTACGAGTACGCCGAGTACTGTATGAAATATATGTTGTGGCACGGAGGGGGCAATTTAGATCTCTATGTGGATTCTCCCGAATTTAGTGAGAGAGTAAATAGGATTATTAAGGCAAAATTTGGCAACAATTGGTTTATTTTAGGCTTAAATGAGGTTTTTAAAGATTTTTTGCCAGAGCAGATGCGCCAGATGTGCTATTACAGCGCCCTAGGACAGTTTTGGCGCGTGATGAGTGATATGTTCTTAAGTTTGAGCGATCGCTACGATCGAGGGGAAATTAAGACGATTCCTGAAGTGGTAGAGCATATTCTGTTAGGGTTAGTCGCTGACGCTAATAAACCCATAACCTATGAGGTAAAGATTAAAGATCAAATCTATCCAGTCATACCTCCAGAGACTGGTTTGACCTTTTTAGCGGATACTGGTATACCCTACGTGGAGGCGATTTTTTTCCGAGGAGGTCCCTTCATGGGGACGGTTTCTTATAACGCTCAAGCCTATCAAATTCCTCACGATCAGGCGTTGTTTAGCTATGGCGCACTCTACGCGGATCCTTTACCGATTGGAAGTGCAGGGATTCCTCCCACTCTGTTGATGCAGGATATGCGTCATTATCTCCCTGACTACCTACAGAGGGTGTATCGTCAAGGGTTGCGCCAAGAAGATGATTTGTTGATTCAAATCTGCGAAAGTTTCCAAAAATCGATGTTTTGTGTCACTACCGCGACGATCAAAGGTTTAGCCCCCTACCCACTAGATACCGAGGATCTAGTAGAGAAGAGGGCTAATCGTGCTTATTTAGAAAAGTGGATGAATCGTTTTATCACTTCGCGCATACTAGAAGTTAATCAGTAG
- a CDS encoding phosphate-starvation-inducible PsiE family protein, translating to MKKLFLRILYLLRDRNFLKIIHITENIVSKVLSLALIIVIFVALIELTVTLFADIRQTEPVGFFNKTLLEIFGLFLNILIALELLENITAYLRKHIVQLELVLTTALIALARKIIIFDPKLYDKTDLISLGFTTLAISASYGLVRYLNLKNRN from the coding sequence ATGAAAAAACTTTTTCTGAGAATTTTATATTTGTTAAGAGATAGAAACTTTTTAAAAATAATTCATATAACGGAAAATATAGTTTCTAAAGTGTTATCTTTGGCATTAATTATTGTTATTTTTGTCGCTTTAATAGAATTAACTGTTACTTTATTCGCCGACATTCGACAAACGGAGCCTGTGGGATTTTTCAATAAAACTTTGCTGGAAATATTTGGTTTATTTTTAAACATTTTAATAGCGTTAGAACTATTAGAAAACATTACTGCTTATTTACGTAAGCATATTGTACAGCTAGAATTAGTGTTAACGACAGCCCTAATAGCACTAGCCAGGAAAATTATTATTTTTGATCCCAAACTATATGATAAAACGGATTTAATTTCTTTAGGGTTCACGACCCTAGCTATTTCTGCTAGTTACGGGTTAGTGCGATATTTAAATCTCAAGAATAGAAATTAA
- a CDS encoding serine/threonine-protein kinase gives MFQSQQILENRYKMERQLGRTALGHQTWLATDLSDLNLVAIKLLAFNPQMRWEELKLFEREAQVLQQLSHPRIPRYRDYFDLNTEGLTWFALVQDYIPGFSFQELLEQHRCFEAAEILKLATQILEILQYLHQFLPPVLHRDLKPSNLIEGEDGRVYLIDFGAVQAQPGTTGTTFTVVGSSGYTPLEQFWGKAVPASDLYALGTTLIHLLTGIPPASLPQEHSRIQFADRVALRPDLLQWLTKMTEPDLEKRFSSATAALNALGTPSFDYNQRAKGNCDLKRPVYTRIKLTQTPDKLTIFLPSGGYRKLGKIIDPDFWLAEKTIFGRIFGDLTNTSPLSMVIILLSLAVMAFTIGLLQVFLIVITVKLLILYCESIDIYLDSQQLELVRQSLGFIYGGKRINLKEVQVVKHKKREYIHEVVLETEAGRLLIGHALREDECRWLIQAINNWLAAREE, from the coding sequence GTGTTTCAATCCCAACAAATCCTTGAAAATCGCTACAAAATGGAGAGACAGCTAGGTCGCACCGCCTTGGGCCATCAAACTTGGTTGGCAACCGATCTCAGTGATCTGAATTTGGTGGCGATTAAACTCCTCGCTTTTAACCCTCAAATGCGTTGGGAAGAACTTAAATTGTTTGAGAGAGAAGCTCAAGTCTTACAACAGCTTAGTCATCCCAGAATTCCTCGCTATCGCGATTACTTCGATCTAAATACAGAGGGTCTTACCTGGTTTGCTCTCGTACAAGATTATATCCCCGGTTTTTCTTTTCAAGAATTGCTGGAACAACATCGCTGCTTTGAAGCTGCAGAAATCCTTAAACTCGCTACTCAAATACTAGAAATACTGCAATATCTCCATCAATTCCTACCCCCGGTTTTACACCGAGATCTTAAACCTAGTAACCTAATCGAAGGCGAAGATGGTCGTGTTTATCTCATCGATTTTGGCGCCGTACAAGCTCAACCAGGTACCACAGGTACTACTTTTACCGTGGTGGGTAGCAGTGGTTATACTCCCTTAGAACAGTTTTGGGGTAAAGCTGTCCCCGCTTCGGATCTCTACGCCCTAGGTACAACCTTAATCCATCTACTCACGGGAATACCCCCCGCTAGCTTACCTCAAGAACATTCTCGCATTCAGTTCGCCGATCGCGTCGCTCTTCGTCCTGATCTCCTCCAATGGCTCACCAAAATGACTGAACCAGATCTGGAAAAACGTTTCTCTTCTGCAACCGCAGCTCTTAACGCTCTGGGTACACCTAGTTTTGATTATAATCAAAGAGCTAAGGGCAACTGCGATCTAAAAAGACCAGTTTATACTCGGATTAAGCTGACTCAAACTCCCGATAAATTGACCATTTTTCTCCCATCTGGAGGCTACAGAAAATTGGGGAAAATCATTGATCCAGATTTTTGGCTCGCAGAAAAAACAATATTCGGTCGAATTTTTGGCGATTTAACTAATACTTCTCCCTTGAGTATGGTAATTATTTTGTTGAGTCTGGCGGTGATGGCATTTACCATTGGTTTACTTCAAGTGTTTTTAATTGTTATAACCGTTAAATTACTCATCTTATACTGTGAAAGTATTGATATCTATTTAGATTCCCAACAATTGGAATTGGTGCGACAAAGCTTAGGGTTTATCTACGGCGGCAAAAGAATAAATCTGAAAGAAGTTCAAGTCGTTAAACATAAAAAAAGAGAGTATATTCATGAAGTAGTTCTAGAAACTGAAGCCGGTAGACTGCTGATTGGTCACGCTCTCAGAGAAGATGAATGTAGATGGTTAATTCAAGCCATAAATAATTGGTTGGCAGCACGAGAAGAATAA
- a CDS encoding DUF3038 domain-containing protein: protein MSTPIPDSQKLAAMKSHLDLIFIALASLSNLNSDTSLTETHNLEDLKALAQMIFDLTRQRQELVRRAVSLLENMDEQHQPFAQSTLLGDYLDKFARKYQQHPTTPELTDEQLEHLAIKLLIDLLFYSASNGYDRLWSVLLQQSC from the coding sequence ATGTCAACACCGATTCCAGACAGTCAAAAGTTAGCAGCGATGAAAAGTCATCTCGATCTGATTTTTATCGCCTTAGCTTCTCTAAGCAATCTCAACTCAGATACTAGTTTAACCGAAACACACAATCTAGAAGATTTAAAAGCTCTAGCTCAAATGATCTTTGATCTAACCCGACAAAGACAAGAATTAGTCCGTCGCGCCGTTAGTCTCTTAGAAAACATGGACGAGCAACACCAACCCTTTGCTCAAAGTACCCTACTGGGAGACTATCTCGATAAATTTGCCCGTAAATATCAACAGCACCCGACAACTCCAGAGTTGACAGATGAACAGCTAGAGCATCTGGCGATTAAACTATTAATTGACCTGCTTTTTTACAGCGCTAGTAATGGTTACGATCGCCTTTGGTCCGTTTTACTTCAACAATCTTGCTAA
- a CDS encoding WecB/TagA/CpsF family glycosyltransferase gives MTQPNRIPVLKVAVDSLEDYSNWVLNRIKHEQGTQVTTLNAEMAMLAETNSELRAIINQSDLIIPDGAGIIIYLRLRGYRQARCPGIELAASLLKAWSTIMTTEAIAFYGGEPGIAEDAASMWLQQYPHLKIITNHGYLTHEAANQWQNTLVTQQPKLILVGLGVPRQEFWINQHRHLCPQSIWMGVGGSFDIWAGKKSRAPLWLRENNLEWLYRLYQEPWRWRRMLALPQFLLRALS, from the coding sequence ATGACCCAGCCAAACCGCATACCCGTGCTCAAAGTCGCTGTAGACTCTTTAGAAGACTACAGTAATTGGGTATTAAATAGAATCAAACATGAGCAAGGTACCCAAGTTACCACCCTCAACGCAGAAATGGCCATGCTCGCAGAAACCAACAGCGAATTGAGGGCAATAATCAACCAGAGTGACCTAATTATTCCCGATGGCGCAGGGATAATCATCTATCTGCGTTTGCGGGGATATCGACAAGCACGTTGTCCAGGAATAGAATTAGCCGCATCTTTACTTAAAGCCTGGTCTACAATTATGACTACCGAGGCGATCGCCTTTTACGGTGGTGAGCCGGGTATAGCCGAAGATGCCGCATCTATGTGGTTACAACAGTACCCTCATCTTAAAATTATTACCAATCACGGCTATTTAACCCATGAAGCAGCAAATCAATGGCAAAATACTTTAGTAACCCAACAACCCAAGCTAATTTTAGTCGGTCTGGGTGTTCCTCGCCAGGAATTCTGGATTAACCAACACCGCCATCTGTGTCCCCAATCTATCTGGATGGGAGTTGGTGGTAGTTTTGATATCTGGGCGGGGAAAAAATCCCGTGCGCCCTTGTGGTTGAGAGAAAATAATCTAGAATGGCTCTATAGACTGTATCAAGAACCTTGGCGTTGGCGACGTATGCTGGCACTGCCACAGTTCTTACTACGCGCCTTGTCTTGA
- a CDS encoding NADH-quinone oxidoreductase subunit M, whose translation MLSLLLLFPLVGAAVLAFLPKTFTSADLRKLALVFAATIFSITLLVAIWFDPHSTQIQFPEDVVWIEWLGFNYQLGVDGLSLPLVFLNSLLTLVAIFISSKTLERPRLYYSLLFLLNAGATGAFLAQDLLLFFLCYEIEIIPLYFLIAIWGGKRRGYAAMKFLLYTAVSGFLVFIAFLGLVWLSGADSFAYQSLSEHNLPVKTQILLLIPLLLGLGIKIPIFPFHTWLPDAHVEASTPISVLLAGVLLKLGTYGLLRFAVGLFLEGWVELAPYLAALAALSALYGASCAIAQQDMKKVVAYSSIAHMAYILLAAAASTHLSLTAAMFQMVSHGLISALLFMLVGMVYEATGTRDVKSLSGLLNPQRGLPITGSLMILGVMASAGIPGMIGFIAEFLVFRGSFPIFPIPTLLCMVGTGLTAVYFLLVVNGVFFGRLSADLAQLPKIELSQHIPNFALIVLIFVLGIQPGWMVRWSEAQTNALINPPEIQVRN comes from the coding sequence ATGCTCAGTCTTTTGCTTTTGTTTCCTTTGGTTGGGGCTGCTGTACTCGCTTTCTTGCCAAAAACGTTTACTTCGGCAGATTTGCGTAAATTAGCGCTCGTTTTTGCTGCTACTATTTTCTCAATTACCCTGTTGGTGGCGATCTGGTTTGATCCTCACAGCACTCAAATACAGTTTCCTGAAGATGTAGTCTGGATTGAGTGGTTGGGGTTCAATTATCAATTAGGCGTGGATGGACTGTCACTACCTTTAGTATTCTTGAATAGTCTGTTAACGCTGGTGGCTATTTTTATCAGTAGCAAGACTTTAGAAAGACCAAGATTGTACTATTCTCTGCTGTTTTTACTGAATGCGGGGGCTACGGGGGCTTTTTTAGCTCAGGATTTACTCTTGTTTTTCCTCTGCTACGAAATAGAAATTATCCCTTTGTACTTTTTAATCGCTATTTGGGGTGGAAAACGCCGGGGCTACGCAGCCATGAAGTTTTTATTATATACAGCGGTTTCAGGTTTTTTGGTATTTATTGCTTTTCTAGGATTAGTGTGGTTGAGTGGGGCTGATAGCTTTGCTTACCAGAGTTTGAGCGAGCACAATTTACCGGTAAAAACCCAAATTTTACTATTAATCCCCTTGTTGCTGGGTTTGGGTATTAAAATACCGATTTTTCCTTTTCATACTTGGCTACCGGACGCTCACGTTGAGGCTTCTACTCCCATTTCGGTACTGTTGGCGGGAGTCTTGCTGAAATTAGGAACTTATGGGTTGTTACGCTTCGCCGTGGGCTTATTTCTCGAGGGTTGGGTAGAGTTAGCGCCTTATTTAGCTGCTTTAGCGGCGTTGAGTGCTCTTTACGGGGCTTCTTGTGCGATCGCTCAACAAGATATGAAGAAAGTCGTCGCTTATTCTTCCATCGCCCACATGGCTTATATTCTCTTAGCTGCAGCGGCTAGTACCCATCTGAGTTTAACGGCGGCAATGTTTCAGATGGTAAGTCATGGTCTCATTTCGGCTTTGTTGTTTATGTTAGTAGGTATGGTTTATGAAGCTACAGGGACGCGGGATGTTAAGTCTCTCTCGGGTTTACTCAACCCCCAGCGGGGATTACCTATTACGGGAAGTCTGATGATTTTGGGTGTAATGGCTAGTGCGGGGATTCCGGGAATGATTGGTTTTATCGCTGAATTTTTGGTTTTCCGGGGTAGTTTTCCTATTTTCCCGATTCCTACTCTGTTGTGTATGGTGGGAACGGGTTTAACCGCGGTTTACTTTTTATTAGTGGTGAATGGTGTTTTCTTTGGTCGTCTGTCCGCGGATTTGGCTCAATTGCCTAAAATAGAGTTATCTCAACATATTCCTAACTTTGCTCTGATTGTGCTGATCTTTGTCTTGGGAATTCAACCCGGTTGGATGGTGCGTTGGAGTGAAGCTCAAACTAATGCTTTGATTAATCCACCAGAAATACAAGTTAGAAACTAG
- a CDS encoding NAD(P)H-quinone oxidoreductase subunit F — MTNFLLETSWLIPLYCLVGAIATLPWSVGIIRETGPRPAAYLNILMTFVSFIHGSVAFWTIWGKSSQEFGFHWLRVADLDLFLGIEISPVSLGAMELVTVISLLAQLYALGYMEKDWSIARFYGLMGFFEASLLGIALSDSLFLSYALLEGLTLSSYLLVGFWYAQPLVVKAARDAFLTKRVGDIIMLMGLVALSSYGEGLSFSDLRNWALTSPLPPVAATLLGLSLIAGPTGKCAQFPLNLWLDEAMEGPNPAGIMRNSIVVSAGAYVLIKLQPVFTLSPVSADVLILIGSITAIGTSLMAVAQIDIKRTLSHSTSAYLGLVFIAVGMGQVDIALLLLLTHAIAKALIFMSAGAIIMTTTNQNITEMGGLWSRMPATTTAFLVGAAGLVAILPLGIFGTVSKWLDGTWSVPWWLLIILCFVNALSALNLTRVFRLVFLGQPHMKTRRTPEVGWPMALPMVILTVITLLVPVIPLSWSLWLSSSAPIVIETRHSGSLIFVIAGGLIGFGLGCTLELNFSSARSIRFSLRFLQDLLAYDFYIAEVYNFTVVWAVSTLARVTDWLDRYIVDGLVNLVSLATILSGTALKYNISGQSQFYVFTILVGVVMLLSFIFNSQWSMILSYWTSLIG; from the coding sequence ATGACCAATTTTTTACTTGAAACTAGTTGGCTAATTCCCCTTTATTGTTTGGTAGGAGCGATCGCAACCTTACCGTGGTCGGTGGGAATCATCCGTGAGACTGGTCCGAGACCGGCGGCTTATCTGAATATTTTGATGACGTTTGTGTCATTTATTCATGGTTCGGTAGCCTTTTGGACGATTTGGGGCAAAAGTAGCCAAGAATTCGGCTTTCATTGGTTGCGAGTCGCTGATTTAGACTTATTTCTGGGGATTGAGATTTCGCCGGTGAGTCTAGGGGCGATGGAATTAGTAACGGTTATCAGTTTACTAGCGCAGCTTTACGCATTGGGGTACATGGAAAAAGACTGGTCTATCGCTCGTTTTTACGGTTTGATGGGGTTTTTCGAGGCTTCATTGCTGGGTATCGCCCTGAGTGACTCGTTGTTTCTGAGTTACGCTCTGTTAGAGGGTTTGACCCTATCTAGTTACTTGCTGGTAGGTTTTTGGTACGCCCAACCCCTAGTAGTAAAAGCGGCGCGAGATGCTTTCTTAACCAAGCGCGTGGGAGATATTATTATGCTGATGGGTTTGGTGGCTTTATCAAGTTATGGGGAAGGGTTGAGCTTTAGTGATTTAAGAAACTGGGCTTTGACTTCTCCATTACCCCCTGTAGCGGCGACTTTGTTGGGCTTATCCCTGATTGCGGGACCTACGGGTAAATGTGCTCAATTTCCTTTGAATTTGTGGTTAGACGAGGCAATGGAGGGACCAAATCCGGCGGGAATCATGCGTAACTCTATCGTGGTTTCGGCGGGAGCTTATGTACTGATCAAACTACAACCAGTCTTTACTCTTTCTCCGGTTTCGGCTGATGTACTGATTCTGATTGGCTCAATTACGGCGATCGGCACTTCGTTGATGGCGGTGGCTCAAATCGATATCAAAAGGACTTTATCCCACTCTACAAGTGCTTATTTAGGTTTAGTGTTTATCGCGGTGGGTATGGGACAGGTAGATATTGCCTTGTTATTGCTATTGACTCACGCGATCGCTAAGGCTTTAATCTTTATGAGTGCGGGTGCGATTATCATGACTACTACTAATCAAAATATCACGGAAATGGGGGGATTATGGTCTAGGATGCCCGCTACGACTACGGCTTTTCTGGTGGGTGCGGCGGGTTTAGTCGCCATACTACCTTTGGGTATTTTTGGTACCGTGAGTAAATGGTTAGATGGTACTTGGAGCGTTCCCTGGTGGTTATTGATTATTCTTTGCTTTGTCAATGCACTATCTGCGTTAAATCTAACTAGAGTCTTTCGTTTGGTTTTCTTAGGTCAACCCCACATGAAAACTCGTCGTACACCGGAAGTTGGTTGGCCTATGGCTTTACCGATGGTAATTTTAACCGTTATTACCCTCCTGGTTCCTGTTATACCCCTATCTTGGTCTTTATGGCTGAGTTCGAGTGCTCCGATAGTAATCGAAACAAGACACTCAGGAAGTCTGATATTCGTAATTGCTGGAGGCTTGATTGGTTTTGGGTTGGGGTGTACTCTAGAATTAAATTTTTCTTCAGCGCGCTCAATTCGCTTCTCTCTGCGTTTTCTCCAAGATTTGTTGGCCTATGATTTTTACATAGCTGAGGTTTATAATTTCACGGTGGTTTGGGCCGTGTCAACTTTGGCTAGGGTTACAGATTGGCTCGATCGCTATATAGTTGATGGTTTGGTCAATTTAGTGAGTTTAGCGACGATTCTAAGCGGTACTGCTTTGAAATATAACATCTCGGGTCAGTCTCAATTTTATGTTTTTACGATTCTAGTGGGGGTTGTAATGTTATTGTCGTTTATCTTTAATAGTCAATGGTCAATGATCTTGTCATACTGGACGTCACTAATCGGTTAA